The following proteins are co-located in the Hydrogenobacter hydrogenophilus genome:
- a CDS encoding TolC family protein: MLLLLLLFALSWGGELDNLISYALENSPKVRQYERLKESIRYKERYSKTLPNPTIYAGFNNLPLNKPYPNSTEPMSGFVVGFSQTYILPVKRDLEALITKNKMLEVEKSIEVIKRELIRDIKITYLEWTYTFKKEEILKSIEKELNNLKRIAEENYKYQKANLADILSVEADKIKLMREISDLHYQREIYKNRIDYLVGKSFELKGEEVNWDTPNFEGIDLTRSPYLRERYAQLESLKLELRRKRVEYLPDIELMVEYMARPSLSDMFSVRLGFTLPIYKSSKENMMVLEKQEEIRSKEEEIRELQLELKRQLKDLKVEYEKNRELLELTQKLLKEKRNELRALELSYSFGKADFRDILRLYREVWELELGRLELELSLKKLIPQLEALL; encoded by the coding sequence ATGCTTTTACTTCTCCTGCTTTTTGCCTTATCTTGGGGAGGAGAGTTAGATAACTTAATATCTTACGCCCTTGAGAACTCACCAAAAGTAAGGCAATACGAGAGATTAAAAGAGAGCATAAGATACAAAGAAAGGTATTCAAAAACTCTTCCTAATCCCACTATCTACGCTGGTTTTAACAACTTACCTTTAAACAAGCCCTACCCCAACTCAACAGAGCCCATGAGTGGCTTTGTAGTAGGATTCTCTCAAACTTACATTCTGCCTGTAAAAAGAGACCTTGAAGCTTTAATAACAAAAAACAAAATGCTTGAGGTGGAAAAAAGTATAGAAGTTATCAAGAGAGAGCTAATAAGAGACATAAAAATTACTTATCTTGAATGGACGTATACCTTTAAAAAGGAAGAGATTCTTAAGTCCATAGAAAAAGAGCTAAATAACCTAAAAAGGATAGCGGAGGAGAACTACAAGTATCAGAAAGCCAATCTTGCAGATATCCTCTCCGTAGAAGCAGACAAAATAAAGCTGATGAGAGAAATATCAGACTTGCATTATCAAAGGGAGATATACAAAAATCGCATAGACTACTTAGTGGGTAAAAGCTTTGAGCTAAAAGGTGAAGAAGTAAATTGGGATACTCCTAACTTTGAAGGAATAGACCTAACCAGAAGCCCGTACCTTAGGGAAAGGTATGCGCAGTTAGAGAGTCTAAAGTTAGAGCTAAGGAGAAAAAGAGTGGAATACCTGCCAGACATAGAACTTATGGTTGAATACATGGCAAGGCCTTCTTTAAGCGACATGTTTAGTGTAAGGCTTGGTTTTACGCTTCCTATATACAAGTCAAGCAAGGAAAATATGATGGTTTTGGAAAAGCAGGAAGAGATAAGATCAAAGGAGGAGGAAATAAGGGAACTACAGCTTGAGCTAAAAAGACAGCTTAAAGACCTCAAAGTAGAATACGAAAAAAACAGAGAACTTTTGGAACTTACACAGAAACTCTTAAAAGAAAAAAGGAACGAACTTAGGGCTCTGGAGCTTTCTTATAGCTTTGGGAAAGCAGACTTTAGGGACATTCTGAGGCTTTACAGGGAAGTATGGGAGCTGGAACTTGGCAGGCTTGAACTGGAACTAAGCTTGAAAAAGCTGATACCTCAGCTGGAGGCACTTCTATGA
- a CDS encoding nitrous oxide reductase accessory protein NosL, whose translation MRTLLLILLSLSLVFAQPKEPPKGTRCVVCGMDVNIDPRLTSQVKLKDGMYKYAESPKHILEYYLENKDKVAELWVKDYESGKWIDGTKAYYVVIKEGPMGYDLAPFQSKITAQKFAKRGKIYQLRDITKDFLQHLEMGHIR comes from the coding sequence ATGAGAACTTTACTTTTGATACTGCTTAGCCTTTCCTTAGTTTTTGCACAGCCTAAGGAACCACCTAAAGGAACAAGATGCGTGGTGTGTGGTATGGATGTAAATATAGACCCCAGGCTTACCTCTCAAGTGAAACTCAAGGACGGTATGTACAAGTATGCTGAGTCTCCCAAACACATACTTGAGTATTACCTTGAGAACAAGGATAAAGTAGCGGAGCTTTGGGTTAAGGATTACGAAAGCGGTAAGTGGATAGATGGCACAAAGGCTTATTATGTGGTGATCAAGGAAGGACCTATGGGATATGACCTTGCCCCCTTTCAGAGCAAGATAACTGCCCAGAAGTTTGCAAAAAGAGGAAAGATATACCAGCTTAGAGACATAACAAAGGACTTTTTACAGCACCTTGAAATGGGACACATACGCTAA
- a CDS encoding efflux RND transporter periplasmic adaptor subunit produces the protein MKKFIPLVLLALLVVLGGVFFYLNKKGNKGEIPSGYVKVLSLSEEGKKIDLYARDGKLQVGKNELFIVVKPSGSIESLYFYMPPMPGMGEMREDALLQKVKEGVYRGQVNISMAGQWQLVVQTDGKVIKKTLSIPLKASSSEESKTEGITIDPQKLQLIGIYTQEVRKQELMDSFNAVGYVSYDLSRVYEITLRSDGWVLDTFGRFEGELINRGTPLMRVVNPDVQIAKEELKLAKELGRKDLEKAVLEKLNYLKVGEVITSPYRGVILEKKVYAGGYTKAGDTAYKIADISSVWVIAEVPQEYSSLVKRGTQVLISPVGSEESFTGRVDYIFPEADRQARTIKVRISIPDKETKLKINQLVDVYFEKPLGVVLAVPSSAVVDTGKRQVVFVEKERGVYEPRYIRVGRCTQDMCEVLEGLKEGERVVVKGSFLLDSEAQIKGLYGEEAKSHEHHH, from the coding sequence ATGAAAAAGTTTATACCTTTGGTGCTTTTGGCTTTACTTGTTGTGCTTGGTGGTGTCTTCTTCTACTTAAATAAGAAAGGAAACAAGGGAGAGATACCTTCAGGATATGTAAAGGTTCTTTCTCTTTCTGAGGAAGGCAAAAAGATAGACCTTTACGCTCGGGATGGGAAGCTCCAAGTTGGTAAAAACGAACTTTTTATTGTGGTTAAACCTTCAGGAAGTATAGAAAGCCTTTATTTTTACATGCCACCCATGCCTGGAATGGGTGAGATGAGAGAAGATGCTTTGCTACAAAAGGTAAAAGAAGGAGTTTACAGAGGACAGGTAAACATAAGTATGGCTGGACAGTGGCAGTTAGTGGTTCAAACAGATGGTAAAGTTATAAAAAAGACCCTTTCCATACCTTTGAAAGCCTCAAGCTCCGAAGAAAGTAAGACAGAAGGTATAACTATTGACCCGCAAAAGCTTCAGCTTATAGGCATATACACTCAGGAGGTGAGAAAGCAAGAGTTGATGGATAGCTTTAACGCTGTAGGGTATGTAAGTTATGACCTTTCAAGGGTTTATGAGATAACTCTCAGGAGCGATGGGTGGGTGCTTGATACATTCGGAAGATTTGAAGGAGAGCTTATAAACAGGGGCACACCCCTTATGAGGGTAGTAAACCCTGATGTGCAGATAGCAAAAGAGGAGCTAAAGCTTGCTAAGGAGCTTGGAAGGAAGGATCTGGAAAAAGCGGTGCTTGAAAAATTAAACTACCTGAAAGTTGGCGAAGTTATAACATCTCCTTATAGGGGTGTTATTTTAGAAAAGAAGGTCTATGCGGGAGGCTACACCAAAGCGGGCGATACAGCTTATAAAATTGCTGACATAAGCAGTGTGTGGGTTATTGCAGAGGTACCTCAGGAATACTCAAGCCTTGTAAAAAGGGGCACTCAGGTGCTTATAAGTCCAGTGGGTAGCGAAGAGAGCTTTACGGGAAGAGTAGACTATATCTTCCCAGAGGCGGACAGACAAGCAAGGACTATAAAGGTACGAATAAGCATACCAGATAAAGAAACAAAGCTCAAGATAAACCAGTTGGTGGATGTTTACTTTGAAAAGCCTTTGGGAGTTGTGCTCGCGGTGCCTTCATCTGCTGTTGTAGATACAGGCAAAAGGCAGGTGGTTTTTGTAGAGAAGGAGAGGGGCGTATACGAACCAAGATATATAAGAGTAGGAAGATGCACTCAGGACATGTGTGAGGTTCTTGAAGGTCTAAAAGAAGGTGAAAGGGTTGTGGTAAAGGGTAGTTTCCTCTTAGACTCAGAGGCACAGATAAAGGGTCTTTACGGAGAGGAAGCAAAAAGCCATGAGCATCATCATTAA
- a CDS encoding heavy metal translocating P-type ATPase produces MKHHHHQHKAHTEHTEHTKDIMWRAIISTLLTVPVLLYSKSFQELIGFSMPSFPGSEWIVPIFSTIVFLYGGTFFIKGMVQELSRKKPGMMTLVGLAICVAFIYSMSTTAFGGMDFFWELTTLIVIMLWGHWIEMRSTLGAKKAVEEMVKLMPTKANLIKDSQILEVPVSELKPGDLLLVKPGEKIPTDGTIEEGVSHVDESMLTGESKPVMKSVGDKVIGGSINMEGAIKVRVEKTGEETYLSQVIKLVKSAQESKTRLQGVADQGAFYLTVIAVSVGVLSFAFWLYLKEDFQFAVERAVTVMVIACPHALGLAVPLVVAFSTSYSARKGILVKNRLALETLKDVHAVVFDKTGTLTEGKFGITNVLSSKLSEDELLRLTASIEKVSEHVIARAIVETANSKGLKLEEVEDFKAVPGKGVVGKVKGYHIAVGTTLLMKDLEVKEDEELLKRIKELESEGKTVVLIAIDGMLSGVIALADRIREASYLAVGELKRMGKKVIMITGDSEETARYVARELGIDEFFARVLPHEKVQKVKDLQSTSMKVAMVGDGINDAPALIQADVGIAIGSGTHIAIESADIILVRNDPQDVVRLIKLSEVSTRKILQNLFWATGYNVVAIPLAAGVFIPWGIVLKPAVGAVLMGVSTLIVAMNSLLLRRSLWD; encoded by the coding sequence ATGAAGCACCATCATCACCAACACAAAGCGCACACAGAGCACACAGAACACACAAAAGATATAATGTGGAGGGCTATAATCTCAACTCTTCTGACTGTGCCTGTTCTTCTTTACTCAAAGAGCTTTCAGGAGCTTATAGGTTTCTCCATGCCATCTTTCCCCGGCAGTGAGTGGATAGTACCTATTTTCTCTACCATAGTGTTTCTTTACGGTGGCACATTTTTCATAAAAGGTATGGTACAAGAGCTTTCTCGTAAAAAACCCGGTATGATGACTCTTGTAGGACTTGCCATCTGTGTAGCCTTTATCTACAGCATGTCAACCACTGCCTTCGGCGGTATGGATTTTTTCTGGGAACTTACCACACTCATAGTGATCATGCTGTGGGGACATTGGATAGAGATGAGGTCAACTCTTGGTGCAAAGAAGGCTGTGGAGGAAATGGTAAAGCTTATGCCTACAAAAGCTAATCTTATAAAAGATTCTCAGATACTTGAAGTTCCTGTATCTGAGCTAAAACCCGGAGACCTACTCCTTGTAAAACCCGGAGAAAAAATACCCACAGACGGCACCATAGAGGAAGGTGTATCTCATGTGGACGAATCTATGCTTACCGGTGAATCTAAACCAGTAATGAAGAGCGTGGGTGATAAGGTTATAGGTGGTTCTATAAACATGGAAGGTGCTATAAAAGTTAGGGTTGAAAAGACAGGTGAAGAAACATACTTAAGTCAGGTCATAAAGCTTGTTAAGTCCGCTCAAGAATCAAAGACAAGACTTCAAGGCGTTGCAGACCAAGGAGCTTTCTATCTCACCGTTATTGCAGTCAGCGTTGGTGTCCTATCCTTTGCTTTTTGGCTTTACCTGAAAGAAGACTTTCAGTTTGCGGTGGAGAGGGCAGTAACAGTTATGGTTATAGCCTGCCCACATGCTCTTGGTCTTGCAGTACCCCTTGTAGTTGCCTTTTCTACATCTTACTCTGCAAGGAAAGGCATACTTGTAAAAAATAGGCTGGCCCTTGAAACCTTAAAGGATGTTCATGCGGTTGTGTTTGATAAAACGGGAACTCTTACAGAAGGAAAATTTGGAATAACCAACGTATTATCTTCAAAACTTTCCGAGGATGAGCTTTTGAGGTTAACTGCAAGTATTGAAAAAGTATCGGAACATGTCATAGCGCGTGCTATAGTGGAAACTGCAAACTCAAAAGGATTAAAGCTTGAGGAAGTTGAGGACTTCAAAGCAGTGCCTGGAAAGGGTGTGGTAGGTAAGGTAAAGGGTTATCACATAGCAGTAGGTACAACACTACTTATGAAAGATCTGGAAGTAAAAGAAGACGAAGAGCTTCTAAAAAGGATTAAAGAGCTTGAATCCGAAGGTAAAACAGTAGTTTTAATAGCAATTGATGGCATGCTCTCTGGTGTTATAGCTTTAGCGGACAGAATAAGGGAGGCATCTTACTTGGCAGTTGGTGAGTTAAAAAGAATGGGGAAAAAAGTCATCATGATCACGGGCGATTCAGAAGAGACTGCACGTTATGTGGCCAGGGAGCTTGGAATTGACGAATTTTTCGCAAGGGTACTTCCTCACGAAAAGGTTCAAAAAGTAAAGGATCTTCAATCAACGAGTATGAAGGTTGCTATGGTAGGTGATGGCATAAACGACGCTCCTGCACTGATCCAAGCTGATGTGGGTATAGCCATAGGTTCTGGTACCCATATAGCCATAGAAAGTGCGGATATCATACTTGTGAGGAACGACCCGCAAGATGTGGTAAGACTCATAAAGCTTTCGGAAGTAAGTACGAGAAAGATATTACAGAACCTCTTTTGGGCAACAGGCTATAATGTGGTTGCCATTCCCTTGGCTGCTGGAGTTTTTATCCCGTGGGGTATTGTCCTAAAACCAGCAGTAGGAGCGGTTCTCATGGGCGTAAGTACACTCATCGTTGCTATGAACTCCCTGCTTTTGAGGAGGTCACTGTGGGACTGA
- a CDS encoding DUF2231 domain-containing protein: MKVLILLLMFLFSFSHEIHQGKEDVEYSTITYPTIVKLHPPAVHFGIVLPFTTLLVGAYHVLKGRRFEPLISILSFLTLFSLTLSLLTGYFIHENIEGIIPQKLAMDLLHLHQKVGFVLLFISSIGFLTAVLYHMIKRKVLMYLFLIVNLILCIGVWYQGYLGGRLVYEYSVGVPVEVKR, translated from the coding sequence ATGAAGGTGTTAATACTCTTACTTATGTTTCTTTTCTCCTTCTCTCATGAGATCCACCAAGGCAAAGAAGATGTAGAGTATAGCACTATAACCTATCCGACTATTGTAAAACTGCATCCACCTGCGGTTCACTTTGGGATTGTTTTGCCTTTTACTACTTTGCTTGTTGGTGCTTATCACGTTTTAAAAGGAAGAAGGTTTGAACCTTTGATTTCTATACTGAGTTTCCTTACGCTATTCTCCTTAACACTTTCCCTTTTAACAGGATACTTTATACACGAAAATATAGAAGGCATTATCCCTCAAAAACTAGCCATGGATCTCTTACACCTGCATCAGAAAGTAGGTTTTGTATTGCTCTTTATTTCTTCTATTGGTTTTTTAACAGCAGTTTTATACCATATGATAAAACGCAAGGTTCTTATGTACCTTTTCTTAATCGTAAACTTAATTCTCTGCATTGGCGTTTGGTACCAAGGATACTTAGGTGGCAGGTTAGTGTATGAGTATTCAGTGGGAGTACCTGTGGAGGTAAAAAGATGA
- a CDS encoding efflux RND transporter permease subunit, giving the protein MGLILRYRFVVIVFLAFIFLYGLNSIKNTPLDALPDLTDTQVIIYSEWMGQVPQVIEDQLTYPLVSSMLGLPKVKAVRGYSVPNYSLVYVIFEDGTDIYWARSRVLEKLSSVINQLPPQAKVQLGPDATGIGWVYQYALYSENRSLDELLSLQRFYIRYALLSVPNVAEVADVGGFEKEYRLILKPEHLMHYGVSLEDVIKAIKGSNLETGGKYVEVNGREFLVRARGYVKDKQDIEKAVVKEVNGIPIRVGDLGKVIETPALRMGTADFNGLGNTVGGIVVVRYGADAYKTIQEVKKKLEEIKKGLPEDVKIVPVYDRSDLIHKAVKHLWRVLIEESIVVVLVIGIFLLSISLSLVLIIFLLLSLFGTFILMNHTGINSNIMSLGGIAIAIGTMVDAGIVLVEAFSREREEGKDLKTAIIESSSEVGKPIFFALLVVAVSFLPMLALKGQAGKLFGPLVLTKTFSMLVASLLSLLVFPTLLYYLGRGKIWPEHKNPIVNALIKAYTPLFKVSIKLRYLILVLVLLSFPLTYLLYKSIGREFMPDLKEGTLLYMPITAPGISIQEVQRLLTLQDKIIKSFPEVDTVFGKAGRANTPTDPAPLSMIETTITLKPESQWRSGMTYERLISELDKALQFPGVVNSWTMPIKGRIDMISTGIRTPLGIKVFGKDIETLSTLVLELEKALRGMEGVMSIYADRLTGATYFEIVPDRDKLALYGLNLEELSSAVESLLANSPISVYISGRERYGITVGVPRDYRQDIENLILPLGDKLVPLRAVAQVKRVESPMEIKSENGLLTAYIYITPKPSADLEKIVKNGERRIKEGITLPAGYYYQWSGQFEYYQKAMEDLKIIVPLVLLLIVALVYMSLGRVFETFLVLLTLPSSLLGGFLLMYLLDYKLSLASVAGFLALLGIAAEMGIVMVVYIMKSLEERKDRSFEEAIYEGAVKRIRPKAMTMMAIVAGLLPAIYLKGVGAEVISRIALPMLGGVVSAFLTALLVLPALYSLKHRS; this is encoded by the coding sequence GTGGGACTGATCCTGCGCTACAGGTTTGTGGTCATTGTTTTTCTCGCCTTTATCTTCCTCTATGGTCTTAATTCCATCAAAAATACCCCTTTGGATGCTCTACCGGATCTTACAGATACGCAGGTCATCATATACTCTGAATGGATGGGACAGGTACCACAGGTGATAGAGGATCAGCTTACATATCCTCTTGTCTCTTCCATGCTTGGGCTTCCAAAGGTTAAAGCGGTAAGGGGCTACTCTGTTCCTAACTATTCATTAGTTTATGTAATATTTGAAGACGGTACTGACATATACTGGGCAAGGTCGCGAGTTCTTGAAAAGCTATCTTCCGTGATAAACCAGCTCCCACCTCAGGCAAAGGTTCAATTAGGACCGGACGCTACGGGTATAGGCTGGGTGTATCAGTACGCTCTGTACTCAGAAAACAGAAGCCTTGATGAACTTTTAAGCCTTCAGAGGTTTTACATAAGGTACGCTTTGCTTTCTGTTCCCAACGTGGCAGAAGTAGCAGATGTAGGAGGTTTTGAGAAAGAATACAGACTTATCCTAAAACCTGAGCACCTTATGCATTACGGTGTATCCTTAGAGGATGTCATTAAAGCTATCAAGGGTTCAAACCTTGAAACGGGTGGTAAGTACGTGGAGGTAAACGGCAGGGAGTTTCTCGTCAGGGCAAGGGGTTATGTAAAAGATAAGCAGGACATAGAAAAAGCAGTGGTTAAAGAGGTAAACGGCATTCCCATAAGAGTAGGAGATCTGGGAAAGGTCATAGAAACACCCGCTTTGCGTATGGGGACCGCAGACTTTAACGGTCTTGGCAACACGGTAGGTGGTATTGTGGTTGTACGCTACGGAGCAGATGCTTACAAGACCATTCAGGAGGTCAAAAAGAAACTTGAGGAGATCAAAAAAGGGCTTCCTGAAGATGTAAAAATAGTTCCCGTCTACGATAGGTCAGACCTCATACACAAGGCGGTAAAGCACCTTTGGAGGGTGTTGATAGAAGAATCCATAGTGGTAGTGTTAGTTATAGGTATTTTCCTGCTTAGTATAAGCTTGAGCTTGGTTTTGATAATCTTTTTACTGCTTTCTCTTTTTGGCACTTTTATCCTGATGAACCACACGGGTATAAATTCCAACATCATGTCCCTTGGTGGTATAGCCATAGCTATAGGCACTATGGTGGATGCGGGTATAGTGCTAGTAGAAGCCTTCAGCAGAGAAAGAGAGGAAGGCAAAGACCTAAAAACAGCCATAATAGAATCCTCTTCGGAAGTAGGAAAACCCATATTTTTTGCGCTTCTGGTGGTTGCTGTTTCATTCCTTCCCATGCTTGCTCTAAAAGGGCAAGCGGGTAAGCTCTTTGGTCCTCTGGTGCTGACTAAAACTTTTTCCATGCTGGTTGCCTCTTTATTATCCCTTTTAGTTTTTCCTACGCTGCTTTACTACTTGGGTAGAGGTAAGATATGGCCTGAACACAAAAATCCCATCGTCAATGCACTTATAAAAGCCTACACACCCCTTTTTAAGGTCTCTATAAAGCTAAGATACCTTATCCTTGTGCTTGTGCTTTTGTCCTTCCCCCTGACCTACCTGCTCTATAAAAGTATAGGTAGGGAGTTCATGCCAGACCTTAAAGAAGGCACCCTTCTTTACATGCCCATTACCGCACCCGGCATATCCATACAAGAAGTCCAAAGGCTCTTAACTCTGCAAGACAAGATCATAAAGAGTTTTCCAGAAGTAGATACGGTTTTTGGAAAAGCAGGGAGGGCAAATACACCCACAGACCCAGCACCCCTCTCCATGATAGAGACCACCATAACCCTAAAACCTGAGAGCCAATGGCGTTCGGGAATGACCTATGAAAGGCTCATCTCTGAGCTTGACAAAGCTTTACAGTTCCCCGGTGTTGTAAACAGTTGGACTATGCCTATAAAAGGAAGAATAGACATGATTAGCACAGGCATAAGGACCCCTTTGGGTATAAAAGTTTTTGGGAAGGACATAGAAACTTTATCTACCTTAGTGCTTGAACTTGAAAAAGCACTCAGAGGCATGGAAGGTGTAATGAGTATATACGCGGATAGGCTTACAGGTGCTACTTACTTTGAGATAGTCCCAGATAGAGACAAACTGGCGCTGTACGGTTTGAACTTAGAGGAACTAAGCTCTGCGGTGGAGAGCTTACTTGCCAACAGCCCCATTTCTGTTTATATCTCTGGAAGAGAGCGCTACGGTATAACCGTTGGTGTTCCAAGAGATTACAGACAAGATATAGAGAATTTGATTTTGCCCCTTGGCGACAAACTCGTGCCACTAAGAGCGGTTGCGCAGGTAAAAAGGGTGGAAAGTCCCATGGAAATAAAATCAGAAAATGGTTTGCTTACCGCTTACATATACATAACTCCAAAGCCATCTGCTGACTTGGAAAAGATAGTCAAAAATGGTGAAAGAAGGATAAAGGAAGGAATAACCCTTCCTGCAGGATACTACTATCAGTGGAGCGGACAGTTTGAGTATTACCAAAAAGCCATGGAGGACTTAAAAATAATAGTGCCCCTTGTTTTGCTTCTGATAGTGGCCCTCGTTTATATGAGTCTCGGTAGAGTATTTGAGACCTTTTTGGTGCTTCTTACCCTTCCGTCTTCTTTGCTGGGTGGCTTTTTGCTCATGTACCTTTTGGACTATAAGCTTTCTTTGGCAAGTGTGGCTGGTTTTTTAGCTCTTTTGGGAATTGCAGCAGAAATGGGTATAGTGATGGTGGTTTATATAATGAAGTCCTTGGAGGAAAGAAAGGACAGGAGCTTTGAAGAGGCCATATACGAAGGTGCGGTAAAGAGGATAAGACCCAAGGCTATGACTATGATGGCCATTGTAGCAGGTTTGTTACCAGCCATATACCTAAAAGGTGTTGGAGCGGAGGTCATATCCCGAATAGCCCTACCCATGTTGGGTGGTGTAGTTTCTGCCTTTTTAACAGCACTACTCGTTTTACCAGCGCTTTATAGCCTCAAACACCGCAGTTAG
- a CDS encoding zinc-binding dehydrogenase, with the protein MKAVLLKAFGGVEHLDYVEDFPMPEIREDEVLIKVKATALNHLDIWVRKGALAIKPELPHILGSDVSGVVERVGNLVRNVKEGDEVIVSPGLSCGVCYECLSGRDNLCRYYDILGLKTKGGYAEYVKVPARNVIPKPKNLSFEESASYPLTFLTVWNALVRKGQIKPYSKVLIWAGSSGVGVAGIQIAKLMGAFVVATAGSEEKARRCKDLGADLVINHYQEDVPKRVREVFKEGVDVVMDHVGEQTFSKSIECLKKGGKLVFFGTTTGSNANIDIRYLFVREIELIGTYMGPSADLLKISELFERGLLKPVVDKVFHLSQAREAHEYLEASKHFGKVILKI; encoded by the coding sequence ATGAAAGCAGTACTACTCAAAGCCTTTGGGGGAGTAGAGCATCTTGATTATGTAGAAGATTTCCCAATGCCAGAGATAAGAGAAGATGAGGTGCTCATCAAGGTAAAAGCGACCGCTCTAAACCATCTTGATATCTGGGTTAGAAAGGGTGCTTTAGCCATAAAGCCTGAACTTCCTCACATATTGGGTTCGGATGTTAGTGGTGTTGTGGAAAGGGTGGGAAATTTGGTAAGAAACGTAAAGGAAGGAGATGAGGTGATAGTCTCTCCGGGTCTCTCCTGTGGTGTCTGTTATGAGTGCCTGTCTGGTAGGGATAACTTGTGTAGGTATTACGATATACTGGGTCTTAAGACAAAGGGTGGCTATGCGGAGTATGTGAAAGTGCCAGCAAGGAATGTTATCCCAAAACCTAAGAACTTGAGCTTTGAGGAATCTGCAAGCTACCCTCTTACCTTTTTAACTGTTTGGAACGCTCTTGTAAGGAAGGGACAGATAAAACCATACAGCAAAGTGCTCATATGGGCTGGCTCTTCGGGTGTAGGTGTGGCAGGTATTCAGATAGCTAAATTGATGGGCGCTTTTGTTGTAGCTACCGCAGGAAGTGAGGAAAAGGCAAGAAGATGCAAAGATCTGGGTGCTGATTTGGTGATAAATCACTATCAGGAAGATGTGCCCAAGAGGGTAAGGGAGGTTTTCAAAGAGGGTGTTGATGTGGTGATGGATCATGTGGGAGAACAAACTTTCTCAAAAAGTATAGAGTGTCTCAAAAAAGGTGGCAAGTTAGTGTTCTTTGGGACTACCACAGGAAGCAATGCAAACATAGATATAAGGTACTTATTCGTAAGGGAGATAGAGCTCATAGGCACTTACATGGGACCATCTGCTGACCTTTTGAAGATATCAGAGCTTTTTGAAAGGGGACTTTTAAAGCCAGTAGTGGACAAGGTGTTTCATCTTTCACAGGCACGCGAAGCACACGAGTATTTAGAAGCATCAAAACACTTTGGCAAGGTTATACTCAAAATCTAA
- a CDS encoding DUF86 domain-containing protein produces MKKSPKISLILESFQNLEKAYVDLKKNLSLPKEEFVSNKLVLDKVRVDFNLAFESCMRPCRHLSTLYGLKTTSKDCLVKLAQHIGMQDIQTLEKFTEFYFKYRDLKDTVSPEELYDFLKENLVVFKNYAQAVVDYIKKTTGNYLLIDFDLLNEKAKHIKDSVKKIEFVLSQGIQEFREKPMYYDRVKYFYQVAYDSLFDICKHLAPKFGVKKFGDDCLSKLVEIGVIPQDYYMDIFKMTQLKNKLISTWEVSSDELYGALYELKDKFEPVMKEIAKSLKKLLEEKSKSVVK; encoded by the coding sequence ATGAAAAAGAGCCCTAAAATAAGCCTCATATTAGAGAGCTTTCAAAACCTTGAAAAGGCATATGTAGACCTTAAAAAGAACCTCTCCCTCCCAAAGGAAGAGTTTGTGAGTAATAAGCTCGTCCTTGATAAGGTGCGCGTGGACTTTAACTTAGCCTTTGAGAGTTGTATGAGGCCCTGTAGACACCTTTCTACCCTCTATGGACTTAAAACTACATCTAAAGACTGTCTCGTCAAATTAGCTCAGCACATAGGTATGCAAGACATACAGACACTTGAGAAGTTCACCGAGTTTTACTTCAAGTATAGAGACCTAAAAGACACTGTATCGCCAGAAGAACTTTACGACTTTTTGAAAGAAAACCTAGTTGTGTTTAAAAATTACGCTCAGGCTGTAGTAGACTACATAAAAAAGACTACTGGTAATTATCTTCTTATAGACTTTGACCTCCTTAACGAAAAGGCAAAGCACATAAAGGACTCTGTGAAGAAAATAGAATTTGTCTTATCTCAGGGTATACAGGAATTCAGGGAAAAGCCCATGTATTACGATAGAGTCAAGTATTTTTATCAGGTTGCTTACGATAGCCTCTTTGACATATGCAAACATCTTGCCCCTAAGTTTGGTGTTAAAAAGTTCGGAGATGACTGCCTCTCTAAACTTGTGGAGATAGGCGTTATACCTCAGGATTACTACATGGACATCTTTAAGATGACACAGCTTAAAAACAAGCTCATAAGCACCTGGGAGGTATCCTCTGATGAGCTCTATGGCGCTCTTTATGAACTAAAAGACAAGTTTGAACCTGTAATGAAGGAAATAGCAAAAAGCCTAAAGAAACTGCTTGAAGAAAAATCAAAGAGTGTGGTAAAATAA